Part of the bacterium genome, GCGGACGGCAGGTCGTGGGCGCGCGCCGGCGCGGCAAACTCTTGGTGCTGCATTTCTCCGGCGGCCTCGCGGCCGTCATCCACCTCAGGCGCAACGGCCGGCTCCGCATGGTCCCCCGCGGCGGCGGCCGCACCGTCCGTGACCTTGCGCTCGTCCTCGCGTTCGATCAGGGGCCGGATTTGCACATGATCGAGATGGGCCCGAAGAAGGCCGCCGCCCTGTGGGTGTACCCCGCGGATCGCCTGGACGCGGCGGCCCCGCTCGCCGGCCTCGGTCTCGAGCCCTTGTCCCCCGAGTGGACGCGCGACGCGCTCGCGCGGGCGCTCGGCGCCGCCGGAATGCGTCTCAAGGCGTTTCTGGTGACTCAACGGTACGTCGCGGGGATCGGCAACACCTACGCGGACGAGATTCTCTGGGAGGCCCGCCTCTCCCCGCAGGCGATGACGACCGCCCTCGGGCGCGACGACGTGGAGCGGCTCCACGCAGCGGTGACCTCCACGCTCGAGCGCGGCATCGCATCACACCGGGCCGCGGCCGCCGGTGCGCTTCCGATGAAAGAGCCGCCGGCGCACCTGGCGGTGCATCGTCGGGGCGGCGAGTCCTGCCCGCGGTGCGGCACCCGCATCGCGGTCATCTACTACGAGGACCGGGAGACCTACTACTGTCCCGCGTGCCAGGCCGGCGGCAAGGTGTACGCCGACCGCCGGCGCTCCCGGTTGCTCGCGTAGGAGGGTGGGGATGAGTCAGCCTGAGTCCGGCGCCCACCGCGAGGAGGCGGTCGCCCGTCTCCTGTCCGCGTGGCGGGGAGAGATCCAAGCCCGCGCCGCCTACGACGCGCTCGCGGCGCGGGAACGCGATCCCAAGCGGGCGGCGGTGCTCCGGCGGATGGCGGACGGCGAACGCGGGCATCGCGAGCGTATCGAGGCCCGTTTGAAGGAGCTCGGCGTAGCGATCCCCGATCCCGCGTCGGTGCGCCTCCGGCTGTGGACGCGCCTCCAGATCCGGCTGGCGCCGACGGAGAAAGTCCTCGCCTGGCGGGAGTCTCTCGAAAACGATGAGGCCGCGGACCTCTACGGCCGGCCGACCGGCGACGCCGCGACCGACGGCCTGTTCGGTGAGATTCGAAAGGACGAGCTCGCCCATTCGCTGGCCGCCGACGAGATGCGCTCGGGCGCCGTCGCCGGCGCGGAAACGCCGGAGGGCCGCCTCCGGCGGATCCTGGGCCGCGAGCGGTGGCATCAAACCGGCGCCAGCTGGATCTCCGGCGCCGTGTACGGCGCGAACGACGGGCTCGGCGCCGTCTTTGGGATCGTAGCCGGGGTGTCCGGCGCGACCGGCGGCTCGAGTTTCGTGCTCACCGCGGGGCTCGCGGGCGCGGTCGCCTCGGCCCTGTCCATGGCGGTCGGCGCCTTCCTCGCCGAGCGGTCCGCGTCAGAAGTGGCCGCGGCCAACATTGCCGGCGAGCGGAGAGAGATCGAAGAAAACCCCGCGGAAGAACGCGAGGAGCTGTCGCTGTTCTACCAGCTGAAGGGCCTGCCGGAACGCGAGGCGGATGAGCTGGCCCAGCGGCTCGGCGAACAGCCGGAGACGATGCTCCGGACCCTCGTCACCGAGGAACTGGGCGGCACGGGGGAAGGCGGGAATCCTACGCAGGCCGGGATCGCCGCCGGGTTGAGCACCGGGCTCGGCGCGTTCATTCCTGTGCTGCCGTTCTTCTGGCTCCACGGCATCCCCGCGGTGGTGTGGGCCGCGGTGATTTCTCTCGTGGCCCATTTTCTCGTCGGGGCGGCGAAGTCGCTCTTTACGCTCCGCAGCTGGTGGTCGTCCGGCCTGGAGATGACCGCCGCCGGCCTGATCGTGGGGGGCGCCACGTACGTCCTCGGGGTGTTGTTCAGGGTTTCGCCCTGAACCCGCGCCCTGCGGGTCCAGTGCTCAACCACGTCCTCGTCGCGGATCCCGCCGCCCGTCCGCGGTCCTGGCTCCTGATGCTCCACGGCATCTTCGGCGCCGGCCGCAATTGGGCCACCGTCGCCCGCCGGCTCGCGGCCGCGCGCCCCGATTGGGGCATCGTCCTCGTCGACCTCCGGATGCACGGCGCGTCGCAGGGCCTGGCCCCGCCGCACACGTTGGAGAGTTGCGCGGCGGATCTCGTCGGGCTCCGGGAGGTGTTGGATGCGCCGGTGGGCGCGGTGCTGGGACATTCCTTCGGCGGCAAAGTCGCGCTGACGTATCTCGAACGCCGTCCGCCCGAGCTGCGCGGGATGTGGATCGTCGACGCCGATCCGTCCGCCTCGGCACCTCAGGGCGCCGCCTGGGACATGCTGCGGGCGGTCGACGCCCTGCCGCGCCGGTTTGGCTCGAGGGATGAGCTCGTGGCGGCCCTCGGGCGCTTCGGGTTCGACCGCCGCGTCGCGGAATGGATGGCCGCCAACCTCGACCGGGCGGGCGGCGGGTATCGCTGGCGGCTCGACTTCGCCGCGCTCGAGGAGTTGCTGCGGGACTTCTTCCGGTCGGACCTCTGGAATGTGGTCGAGCACGCCCCCGCCGGCGTCGACCTGCACTTCGTAGCGGCGACGCGCTCGAGCGTCATCGGCGAATCATCCGCCGCGCGCCTCGAGGCGATCAGACGGACAGGAGGGCGTGTCGTTCTCCATCGCGTCGACGGCGGACACTGGCTCAACGCCGACAATCCGGACGCGCTGGTCGCGCTGCTCGCGGGCAGTCGGCCGTCGGACCCGTGAGGGACGCGTCCAGGGAACCCTGGGTTCGTCCCGAAGTCTTGCGGTAAACGCATCTCCGTGGAGGTCACGCGTGGCCAAATGGACGATCCCGCCGGCGGGCGGGCACATGGACAAGCGCACCGGCATCTACCTGCAGAACATGACCGGCCATGAAGTCGACGAACGGCTCCAGAAGAACGACATCCTGATCGTGCCGCTCGGCGCGACG contains:
- a CDS encoding alpha/beta hydrolase, translated to MLNHVLVADPAARPRSWLLMLHGIFGAGRNWATVARRLAAARPDWGIVLVDLRMHGASQGLAPPHTLESCAADLVGLREVLDAPVGAVLGHSFGGKVALTYLERRPPELRGMWIVDADPSASAPQGAAWDMLRAVDALPRRFGSRDELVAALGRFGFDRRVAEWMAANLDRAGGGYRWRLDFAALEELLRDFFRSDLWNVVEHAPAGVDLHFVAATRSSVIGESSAARLEAIRRTGGRVVLHRVDGGHWLNADNPDALVALLAGSRPSDP
- a CDS encoding VIT1/CCC1 transporter family protein, whose protein sequence is MSQPESGAHREEAVARLLSAWRGEIQARAAYDALAARERDPKRAAVLRRMADGERGHRERIEARLKELGVAIPDPASVRLRLWTRLQIRLAPTEKVLAWRESLENDEAADLYGRPTGDAATDGLFGEIRKDELAHSLAADEMRSGAVAGAETPEGRLRRILGRERWHQTGASWISGAVYGANDGLGAVFGIVAGVSGATGGSSFVLTAGLAGAVASALSMAVGAFLAERSASEVAAANIAGERREIEENPAEEREELSLFYQLKGLPEREADELAQRLGEQPETMLRTLVTEELGGTGEGGNPTQAGIAAGLSTGLGAFIPVLPFFWLHGIPAVVWAAVISLVAHFLVGAAKSLFTLRSWWSSGLEMTAAGLIVGGATYVLGVLFRVSP
- a CDS encoding DNA-formamidopyrimidine glycosylase family protein produces the protein MPELPFVTIVAENLAPLVAGRTVEDVIVRGVSVLKTVSPPVADLRGRQVVGARRRGKLLVLHFSGGLAAVIHLRRNGRLRMVPRGGGRTVRDLALVLAFDQGPDLHMIEMGPKKAAALWVYPADRLDAAAPLAGLGLEPLSPEWTRDALARALGAAGMRLKAFLVTQRYVAGIGNTYADEILWEARLSPQAMTTALGRDDVERLHAAVTSTLERGIASHRAAAAGALPMKEPPAHLAVHRRGGESCPRCGTRIAVIYYEDRETYYCPACQAGGKVYADRRRSRLLA